One window from the genome of Dyadobacter sp. CECT 9275 encodes:
- the uvrA gene encoding excinuclease ABC subunit UvrA — translation MTQLTVPRIEASKFDNLDPRQYILIKGAKVNNLKNIDVAIPRNKLVVITGLSGSGKSSLAFDTLFAEGQRMYVESLSSYARQFLGRMEKPEVEYIKGISPAIAIEQKVNTRNPRSTVGTSTEIYDYLKLLFARAGHTYSPVSGELVRKDSVTDVVNFMLSHEDGTRVLILAPLLIREGRTQEEELGILLSKGYNRIILGGQVVQIEDVLENPENYTQAGQPIFILIDRAGIRKDDEDTQYRLSDSVQTAFFEGEGVCIVEVMGGERKAFSDKFELDGIIFEEPSVNLFSFNNPFGACKRCEGFGKILGIDPDLIIPDKNLSVYEGAIAPWRTEKMNDWLTPLIRNGVKFDFPIHRPYRDLTPAQQNLLWTGNQYFQGINDFIAELESQTYKIQYRVMLSRFRGRTTCPDCRGSRLRKDASYVKVSGKSITDIVLMPIQDVLSFFKQLDISEHDRQVARRVLTEIESRLEYMCRVGLGYLTLNRLTNTLSGGEFQRIKLATSLGSALVGSMYILDEPSIGLHPRDTKRLVGVLESLRDLGNTVIVVEHEEEVMHAADQIIDIGPEAGTGGGHVVFQGNWRELLDDDKKASFLNQNRKSHTLDFLLEMDSIPVPKIRRKALHFVEVKGARENNLKDLNVKIPLNNLTVVTGVSGSGKSTLIRKVLYPALMRLKGEFSEEVGRFDEITGSLDRIEAIEMIDQNPIGKSSRSNPVTYIKAYDYIRQMMSDLPLSKARGYKPSHFSFNVDGGRCEICQGEGQVKIEMQFMADIYLTCEGCNGKRFKQEIQEVKYEGKDVAEILDMTVDEAIDFFSAPEPKLADKLMPLQEVGLGYVGLGQSSNTLSGGEAQRVKLASFLGKGSSNKGKTMFIFDEPTTGLHFHDIKKLLKAINALVEQGDSVLIIEHNMEVIKCADWILDLGPDGGEGGGYLTFAGTPEEMAKLKGNHTAEFLKEKL, via the coding sequence ATGACGCAATTGACCGTGCCACGGATTGAAGCATCCAAGTTTGACAACCTTGATCCGAGACAATATATCCTGATAAAGGGTGCCAAGGTAAATAATCTTAAAAATATTGATGTAGCCATTCCTCGTAACAAACTTGTGGTGATTACGGGTTTGTCCGGCTCCGGGAAGTCTTCCCTGGCTTTTGATACCCTTTTCGCAGAAGGACAACGGATGTATGTGGAGAGTCTGAGCAGCTATGCCCGCCAGTTTTTAGGACGAATGGAAAAACCGGAGGTGGAATATATCAAAGGTATTTCTCCGGCTATCGCCATTGAGCAAAAGGTAAATACCCGAAATCCAAGATCAACCGTAGGGACCTCTACTGAAATTTATGATTATCTGAAATTACTTTTTGCCAGGGCTGGCCATACCTATTCACCTGTTTCGGGTGAACTGGTCAGGAAGGATTCCGTGACGGACGTGGTCAATTTCATGCTCAGCCATGAGGACGGAACCAGGGTACTTATTCTGGCGCCGCTGCTGATCCGGGAAGGGCGAACGCAAGAGGAGGAGCTGGGAATATTGCTGTCAAAAGGTTACAACAGGATTATACTGGGTGGGCAGGTTGTTCAGATTGAAGATGTACTCGAAAATCCGGAAAATTATACACAGGCCGGCCAACCCATTTTTATACTTATTGATCGCGCGGGTATCAGAAAAGATGACGAGGATACACAGTACCGGCTGTCCGACTCAGTACAAACGGCGTTTTTCGAAGGAGAGGGCGTTTGTATTGTTGAGGTAATGGGTGGAGAGCGAAAAGCATTTTCGGATAAATTTGAACTCGACGGTATCATTTTTGAAGAACCTTCTGTTAATCTTTTCAGTTTCAATAATCCATTTGGTGCGTGCAAGCGCTGTGAAGGCTTTGGTAAAATATTAGGTATCGATCCGGACCTTATTATTCCGGATAAAAATCTGTCGGTTTATGAGGGTGCAATTGCTCCATGGCGCACCGAAAAAATGAATGACTGGCTCACGCCGTTGATTCGTAACGGCGTGAAGTTTGACTTTCCGATCCATCGGCCATACCGGGATCTTACCCCCGCACAGCAAAATCTGCTCTGGACAGGTAACCAGTATTTTCAGGGTATCAATGATTTCATTGCAGAGCTTGAATCTCAGACTTACAAGATCCAGTATCGCGTGATGCTGTCGCGCTTCCGCGGCCGTACTACCTGCCCGGATTGCCGAGGCTCCAGGCTTCGCAAAGACGCATCGTACGTTAAAGTGTCGGGGAAATCAATCACCGATATCGTTTTAATGCCGATTCAGGATGTTCTTTCATTTTTTAAACAGCTAGATATCAGCGAGCACGACCGACAGGTTGCCCGACGCGTGCTCACTGAAATAGAATCCAGGCTGGAATATATGTGCCGGGTCGGGCTGGGATACCTTACTTTAAACCGGCTCACAAATACCCTGTCCGGAGGGGAGTTTCAACGGATTAAACTTGCTACCTCCCTGGGCAGCGCTTTGGTGGGATCTATGTATATTCTGGATGAACCCAGTATCGGGCTTCACCCGAGGGATACCAAAAGGCTTGTGGGCGTACTGGAATCCCTGAGGGATTTGGGTAATACGGTAATTGTGGTGGAACATGAGGAGGAGGTTATGCATGCGGCCGATCAGATTATTGACATCGGGCCGGAGGCGGGCACAGGCGGGGGCCACGTGGTTTTCCAGGGAAACTGGCGCGAGCTGCTGGATGATGATAAAAAAGCATCGTTTTTAAACCAAAATCGTAAAAGTCATACCCTCGATTTTCTTTTGGAAATGGATTCCATTCCTGTCCCAAAGATCCGCAGAAAGGCCTTACACTTCGTGGAAGTAAAGGGAGCCCGAGAAAATAACCTTAAAGATCTGAACGTAAAAATTCCTTTGAACAACCTGACCGTAGTGACAGGCGTAAGCGGTTCTGGTAAATCAACGCTGATCAGGAAAGTATTATATCCTGCTCTGATGCGCCTGAAAGGGGAATTCAGTGAGGAGGTGGGCCGTTTTGACGAGATTACCGGTAGCCTGGACAGGATTGAGGCTATTGAAATGATTGACCAGAACCCGATTGGAAAATCATCCAGGTCTAATCCTGTTACTTATATCAAGGCCTATGATTACATACGGCAGATGATGTCGGATTTACCGCTTTCCAAAGCGCGTGGTTACAAACCTTCCCATTTTTCTTTTAATGTGGATGGCGGCCGATGTGAAATTTGCCAGGGAGAAGGACAGGTAAAAATAGAAATGCAGTTTATGGCCGATATTTATCTGACGTGTGAGGGCTGTAACGGCAAGCGTTTTAAACAGGAGATTCAGGAAGTGAAATATGAAGGAAAGGATGTTGCGGAAATCCTGGATATGACGGTTGATGAGGCTATTGATTTTTTCAGTGCACCGGAGCCAAAACTGGCGGACAAATTAATGCCCTTGCAGGAGGTAGGTTTGGGATACGTAGGTTTGGGACAATCTTCCAATACGTTATCAGGGGGTGAGGCTCAGCGTGTGAAACTTGCTTCCTTCCTGGGGAAGGGGTCGTCAAACAAGGGTAAAACGATGTTTATCTTTGACGAACCAACCACAGGCCTTCATTTTCACGATATTAAAAAACTGCTGAAAGCGATCAATGCGTTAGTCGAACAGGGAGACAGTGTTCTGATTATTGAGCATAATATGGAGGTTATCAAATGTGCCGACTGGATTCTGGACCTGGGCCCGGATGGCGGAGAAGGCGGAGGATATCTGACCTTTGCGGGAACACCTGAAGAAATGGCCAAGCTAAAAGGAAATCATACAGCCGAATTTTTAAAAGAAAAGTTGTAA
- a CDS encoding glycosyltransferase family 2 protein produces MISVAMCTYNGAKYLPQQLESIANQIVGVDELVVCDDGSKDNTIEVLTAFSESSPFKIRIYRNEVNLGSTKNFEKCLSLCEGEIIFLADQDDIWRSDKVEKQSGFLEKHPDKDAVFSNATMINGNSEEIGKTIWQEIEFSKDLQDKWERGKAHEILFNGFVVTGATLAIRRSCLDRLTPFPTHVPDLIHDAWIAMVLSLEDKISLIPENLISYRIHSSQQVGFGGKVEYVKLTDRIVRGRKEKLLPLEEKAHKLHALYLLLRSITFVPREKLIKLYLSQQHFTRRATLPENRLLRVAPILSHLLRGYYKFSSKDWWLPAIGDLLE; encoded by the coding sequence ATGATTTCAGTAGCTATGTGCACCTACAATGGGGCAAAATACTTGCCTCAACAGCTGGAAAGCATTGCTAATCAAATAGTTGGGGTTGACGAATTGGTGGTCTGCGACGACGGATCCAAGGATAATACAATTGAGGTACTCACTGCATTTTCGGAATCATCTCCTTTTAAGATTCGCATATACCGCAATGAGGTTAATCTGGGTTCTACAAAAAATTTCGAAAAATGCCTTAGCCTTTGCGAGGGTGAGATAATTTTCCTGGCCGATCAGGATGATATCTGGCGCAGCGATAAAGTCGAAAAACAATCCGGATTTCTGGAAAAACATCCGGATAAGGATGCCGTTTTCTCAAATGCGACGATGATAAACGGAAATTCGGAGGAAATCGGCAAAACCATCTGGCAGGAAATAGAATTCAGCAAGGACCTTCAGGATAAATGGGAACGAGGGAAAGCACACGAAATATTGTTTAATGGTTTCGTGGTTACGGGCGCTACCCTGGCCATCCGCAGGAGCTGCCTGGATCGGCTCACTCCCTTCCCGACCCATGTGCCCGACCTCATTCATGATGCCTGGATCGCCATGGTTTTAAGTCTTGAAGACAAAATATCTTTAATCCCTGAAAACCTGATAAGTTACCGTATTCACTCCAGCCAGCAGGTTGGCTTCGGGGGAAAAGTAGAGTACGTTAAACTTACCGACCGGATTGTCCGGGGCAGAAAGGAGAAACTTTTACCGCTGGAAGAAAAAGCGCATAAACTGCACGCACTTTATCTGCTGCTCAGGTCCATCACGTTTGTTCCCAGAGAGAAACTGATAAAACTCTATCTGTCGCAGCAGCATTTTACCCGCAGGGCAACACTTCCAGAAAACCGACTGCTACGTGTGGCGCCTATCCTGAGCCATCTGCTGCGCGGTTATTATAAATTTAGCAGCAAGGACTGGTGGCTGCCGGCGATTGGTGACTTGCTGGAATAA
- a CDS encoding phosphatase PAP2 family protein, which yields MKSFWTEQRSFLIPFLCIWVMYASYQLFHSQTDMLIHINAHWSPLGDAVFPFITYWGDGWFSMGIGLLMLLFSVRPGLCVILSYASSGIFAQLLKKFIFTDFYRPPKVLASVLPSLHQVSGVALHEFGSFPSGHTTSAFALFATLAFSSKSNLVKPFLLLPPILVAYSRMYLLAHFPEDVLAGAMIGVVFSVLTWCLIFKKK from the coding sequence ATGAAGAGTTTTTGGACCGAACAGCGAAGCTTTCTTATCCCTTTCTTATGTATTTGGGTGATGTATGCCAGTTACCAGCTTTTTCACAGCCAGACCGACATGCTCATACATATCAATGCGCACTGGAGTCCTCTGGGAGATGCCGTATTCCCGTTCATTACCTATTGGGGGGACGGCTGGTTTTCAATGGGTATTGGCCTCTTGATGTTGTTATTCTCGGTACGTCCTGGTCTTTGCGTCATCTTGAGTTATGCTTCTTCAGGTATCTTTGCACAACTTTTAAAAAAATTCATTTTTACGGATTTTTACAGACCCCCTAAAGTACTGGCGTCCGTTTTACCCTCCTTGCACCAGGTATCTGGTGTAGCGCTTCATGAGTTCGGAAGTTTTCCATCGGGCCACACTACCTCCGCATTTGCACTGTTTGCAACCCTCGCATTTAGTTCAAAAAGCAACCTTGTCAAGCCGTTTTTACTTTTGCCGCCCATCCTTGTTGCCTATTCCCGGATGTATCTGCTGGCACATTTTCCGGAAGATGTACTTGCCGGCGCCATGATCGGGGTTGTTTTCTCTGTTTTAACGTGGTGTTTAATTTTCAAGAAAAAGTAA
- a CDS encoding cysteine hydrolase family protein codes for MKTALLLIDAQYDFCNPAGSLFVPGAQEDVNRIAGLIALHGDKIDEIFLTLDTHHVMDIAHPLFWEDPNGNSVAPFTLITAAAVKAGRWIPRYHKEYVAEYLVQLEGEGEFQHFIWPEHCLIGTRGAALDDTISDAILAWTHRTSRDYTSVQKGINPLSEHFGVFRAQVPVRNDPETALNELFLKKLESFDRILITGEARSHCVATSVSQILKYAPELISKIEVLTDCMSDVPNWGHLADPIFDQAKSKGVTFSTSRAIVF; via the coding sequence ATGAAAACAGCGCTTTTGCTGATTGACGCACAATATGATTTTTGTAATCCTGCCGGTTCTCTTTTTGTACCGGGAGCCCAGGAAGACGTAAATCGCATTGCCGGGCTGATTGCTCTGCATGGGGACAAAATCGACGAAATATTTCTCACACTGGATACACATCATGTGATGGATATTGCACACCCTCTCTTTTGGGAAGATCCCAACGGAAACTCAGTTGCGCCTTTCACTTTGATCACCGCAGCAGCCGTGAAGGCTGGCAGATGGATCCCGCGCTATCATAAAGAATATGTAGCTGAGTACCTTGTGCAGCTGGAAGGAGAAGGAGAATTTCAGCATTTTATCTGGCCCGAACATTGTCTGATCGGGACGCGGGGGGCAGCTCTGGACGATACGATATCAGATGCCATACTGGCATGGACACACCGCACAAGCCGCGATTATACCTCCGTTCAAAAGGGAATTAACCCGCTTTCGGAGCATTTCGGTGTTTTCAGGGCGCAGGTGCCTGTCCGGAATGATCCTGAAACAGCCTTAAATGAACTATTTCTTAAAAAACTGGAAAGTTTTGACCGGATACTCATTACAGGAGAGGCTCGTTCCCATTGTGTAGCCACCAGTGTCAGCCAGATCTTGAAATATGCCCCGGAACTCATTTCAAAGATTGAGGTTCTGACAGACTGCATGTCGGACGTTCCCAACTGGGGACATCTTGCTGATCCTATTTTCGACCAGGCGAAGTCAAAAGGCGTGACTTTTTCTACTTCCAGAGCTATCGTTTTCTGA
- a CDS encoding OmpA family protein: MKFKLLVVLFCAIGLSSHSSFAQITESPRVEEQSAKYVKIKRVELTDNYTIIHLQFSERSGLGQQGPLRLPDFKGQQQQGAGSIWLDPETRLYKPGDINTKFRFIKAENIPTDQQRKSVAAGETVDFVAYFERLTPGIEIFDFYEGRAQSKTEQTWNFYGVHITNPLKKTSSKKSSAPQKNPAVQKEEIEEAPLIKEKEPVRAVEEEAYGVIKGTVYDGKTKQPIPAEISYVEKGDSLQIKSSSGKFRIGLDPKESYTLKVLSKGYYGESKELSLADSAGKTSFNHDFYLSPLKVGETIAMPNLYFETSKFTLLRESFAELDKLASMMRDNPQIRIRVEGHTDNVGDFDKNIELSTKRAESVKQYLVEKGIESSRIEARGYGATRPLTKSGSEEQRRKNRRVEFVITNT; encoded by the coding sequence ATGAAATTTAAGTTGTTAGTGGTATTGTTCTGTGCCATCGGACTATCCTCCCACAGCAGTTTTGCACAGATAACAGAATCACCACGAGTGGAGGAGCAGTCTGCAAAATATGTAAAAATCAAGCGTGTAGAGCTTACGGATAATTACACGATCATTCACCTTCAGTTTTCGGAACGGAGCGGTTTAGGCCAGCAAGGCCCTCTGCGCCTACCCGACTTCAAAGGTCAGCAGCAGCAGGGAGCCGGTAGTATATGGCTGGATCCGGAGACAAGACTCTACAAACCGGGTGATATTAACACAAAGTTCAGGTTCATTAAAGCTGAAAACATACCCACCGACCAGCAGCGGAAAAGTGTTGCAGCTGGGGAAACTGTAGATTTTGTAGCTTATTTTGAAAGGCTGACGCCAGGTATCGAAATATTTGACTTCTACGAAGGCAGGGCGCAAAGTAAAACTGAGCAGACCTGGAATTTTTACGGTGTGCATATTACCAATCCGTTGAAAAAAACGTCATCAAAAAAGTCGTCTGCACCCCAAAAAAACCCAGCCGTTCAGAAAGAGGAAATAGAAGAAGCGCCATTGATAAAAGAGAAAGAGCCCGTTAGAGCAGTGGAAGAAGAGGCCTACGGCGTTATAAAGGGTACGGTATACGATGGAAAAACAAAACAGCCCATACCCGCTGAAATTTCTTACGTTGAGAAAGGAGATTCCTTGCAGATTAAATCCTCGTCGGGGAAGTTCCGTATTGGGCTGGACCCGAAGGAATCTTATACTTTAAAAGTTCTTTCAAAAGGGTATTACGGAGAATCAAAAGAACTCTCCCTGGCTGATTCGGCTGGTAAAACGTCATTCAACCATGATTTTTATCTGTCGCCATTAAAAGTCGGAGAGACGATCGCGATGCCGAACCTGTATTTTGAAACCTCGAAATTCACACTGTTACGCGAATCGTTTGCCGAGCTGGACAAGCTTGCCAGTATGATGAGGGATAACCCGCAGATACGGATCCGGGTGGAGGGCCACACGGATAATGTGGGAGATTTTGATAAAAATATTGAGTTATCGACCAAAAGGGCGGAGTCGGTAAAACAGTACCTGGTCGAAAAAGGAATTGAAAGCAGCAGAATAGAGGCCCGGGGTTATGGCGCAACCAGGCCTTTGACCAAAAGCGGTTCA
- a CDS encoding DUF5672 family protein, which yields MKQANPSVAVVIPVYQATLNDNEKRSLQQCVRVLGKYPIWLVKPESLSGDFILNEYPAIKAISFEDRFFKSTQSYNELLISIDFYRRFQNYDYILIYQPDAYVFRDELTEWCKKGYDYIGAPSLHQEEFDSLVSGSIFSEALSSSRIVYNGGLSLRKVSAVIRYLKIYNFFYSGWKGNEDMLFSQEATRLLPMKLFLKVPPWQEALTFSFEKSPAASYELTAGQLPFACHAWERYDPAFWAKYIPQAGEIL from the coding sequence GTGAAACAGGCAAATCCTTCAGTTGCGGTTGTGATCCCGGTGTACCAGGCAACGCTCAACGACAATGAGAAACGATCGTTGCAACAATGTGTCCGTGTTTTGGGCAAGTACCCGATCTGGCTCGTAAAACCTGAAAGCCTGAGCGGAGATTTTATTCTGAACGAATATCCGGCTATCAAAGCAATCTCTTTTGAAGACAGGTTTTTCAAAAGCACCCAGAGTTACAATGAGTTACTGATATCCATTGATTTTTACCGACGCTTTCAGAATTACGATTATATCCTGATTTATCAGCCGGATGCCTACGTTTTCAGAGATGAACTGACCGAATGGTGTAAAAAGGGGTATGATTACATAGGTGCTCCTTCGCTTCATCAGGAAGAATTTGATTCACTCGTTTCCGGCAGCATTTTTTCAGAAGCACTGTCTTCCAGCCGGATTGTGTACAACGGGGGGCTGTCGCTACGTAAAGTTTCGGCGGTGATCCGGTATCTTAAAATTTACAATTTCTTCTATTCCGGATGGAAAGGTAATGAAGACATGCTCTTTTCGCAGGAGGCAACCCGGCTCCTGCCTATGAAATTATTCCTGAAAGTGCCGCCCTGGCAGGAAGCCCTCACATTCTCCTTTGAAAAAAGTCCTGCTGCTTCCTACGAACTGACGGCTGGCCAGCTCCCTTTTGCCTGCCATGCCTGGGAACGTTACGACCCCGCATTCTGGGCCAAGTATATTCCTCAGGCAGGGGAGATACTTTAA
- a CDS encoding ArnT family glycosyltransferase, with amino-acid sequence MILTEKTRRLFLIIYVLAGFLWGLENTPLFDEDEGFFAEGTREMVARNDFVSSFVNQEQRFDKPPLTNWLQYASAQVFGWNEFAIRLPSALAAILWMLIIYLFTKHRLGERVAFFATLIAASSLQITIVGKAALADSLLNASVTGAMFCLYEAFWNHNRKFLWVFYTFTAIGFMAKGPIAILIPGAVFLIYLIRWKTWKPLLKIFDPVGLGIFLVIAVPWYILEYQRAGMDFINGFFFRHNVNRFQTAFEGHYGGILYFVPILVLGLLPFTAIILKSFGKIRFIWSDKLLSFLFIWFGLVFVLFSLSGTKLHHYIIYGYSPLCMIGGWYATKTHKLPVAWPSFILLGWLALIPFMVGLAIPEITNAYAVDVIRVVPEIFDAQYAVIMCLLVGLLLIIWIKKDWQAEIRMGLTGIVLLITVNILWMPRLGTLLQLPVKEAALIVKKRGDKNLVVLDHYNPSFHFYSGLYAQERKPKAGDIVFGRKAGLSHYDFQEIIFEKHGIVLVKIRKKKQEETGH; translated from the coding sequence ATGATCCTTACTGAAAAAACACGCAGATTATTTTTAATTATATATGTATTGGCCGGGTTTCTCTGGGGACTTGAAAATACACCCCTGTTTGATGAGGATGAGGGATTCTTTGCCGAAGGAACAAGAGAAATGGTGGCCAGGAATGATTTTGTTTCCTCGTTTGTCAATCAGGAACAACGGTTTGACAAACCGCCTCTTACTAACTGGCTGCAATATGCCAGTGCGCAGGTTTTTGGCTGGAACGAGTTTGCCATACGTCTTCCTTCCGCTCTGGCTGCCATTTTATGGATGCTTATTATCTATCTTTTTACAAAACACCGGCTTGGCGAACGCGTTGCTTTCTTCGCTACACTGATAGCAGCTTCCAGTCTTCAGATCACCATTGTCGGAAAAGCGGCTCTGGCGGATTCTCTGCTGAACGCCTCTGTAACTGGCGCCATGTTTTGCCTTTATGAGGCGTTCTGGAACCACAACAGGAAATTTCTCTGGGTCTTTTATACCTTCACAGCCATTGGCTTTATGGCAAAAGGGCCCATAGCCATACTGATACCAGGGGCAGTCTTTCTTATATATCTGATCCGATGGAAAACCTGGAAACCGCTGCTTAAAATTTTCGACCCTGTTGGGCTTGGGATATTTTTAGTGATTGCGGTACCATGGTACATCCTGGAATACCAGCGCGCAGGGATGGATTTTATCAACGGTTTTTTTTTCAGGCATAATGTGAACCGTTTTCAAACCGCCTTTGAAGGGCACTACGGAGGGATCTTGTACTTCGTGCCTATCCTGGTCCTCGGATTACTTCCGTTTACGGCCATTATATTAAAGTCTTTTGGCAAAATCCGCTTCATCTGGTCAGATAAGTTGCTCTCCTTCCTGTTCATCTGGTTCGGTCTCGTGTTTGTACTCTTCTCATTGTCAGGCACAAAACTTCATCATTACATCATTTACGGATACAGCCCGTTGTGCATGATCGGGGGCTGGTACGCTACCAAAACCCACAAGTTACCTGTTGCATGGCCGTCTTTTATACTGCTTGGTTGGCTGGCTCTTATCCCTTTCATGGTTGGCTTGGCTATACCCGAGATCACAAACGCCTACGCTGTTGACGTGATCAGGGTTGTGCCTGAGATTTTTGATGCCCAATATGCCGTCATCATGTGCCTGTTAGTGGGTTTGCTTCTGATTATTTGGATTAAAAAAGATTGGCAGGCAGAAATCCGGATGGGGCTCACGGGCATTGTTCTACTGATAACCGTTAATATCTTGTGGATGCCGCGGCTGGGAACTCTGTTACAGTTACCGGTGAAGGAAGCCGCCTTAATTGTTAAAAAAAGAGGAGACAAAAATTTGGTAGTCCTTGATCACTACAACCCGAGCTTTCACTTTTATTCAGGACTTTATGCCCAGGAACGTAAGCCGAAAGCAGGTGATATTGTTTTTGGCAGAAAGGCTGGTCTTTCCCACTACGATTTTCAGGAAATAATTTTCGAGAAACATGGCATAGTTCTTGTAAAGATCCGTAAGAAAAAGCAAGAAGAGACCGGTCATTAA